The window CCGTGACGGTCACGGGGACCGGGAGCGTGTCGCACTCGACGTCGTACGCGCTGACCGTGACCGGTGGCGGGGGTGGCGGTTGCTCCGGCACGAACGGCACCGACGTCGCCATCCCGGACAACGGTGCGGCGGTGACCAGCAGCATCACCATCGCCGGCTGCAACCGCAACGCCGGGACCGGCTCGACGATCGCGGTCAACATCGTCCACACCTACCGTGGTGACCTGGTCATCGACCTGGTCGCGCCGGACAACAGCGCGTACCGGCTGAAGAACAGCTCCAGCGACAGCGCCGACAACGTGAACACCACGTACACGGCGAACCTGTCCAGCGAGGCGGCGAACGGCACCTGGCGGCTGCGGGTGCAGGACGTCGGCCCGATCGACACCGGCTACATCAACACCTGGACGCTCACCCTCTGATCCACGCGAACCCCGCCGGCCGCCGCCCGTACGCCGGGCGGCGGTCGGTGCGTTCCGATCCGTTCGAGGCGGTAAACGGGCGTCCGGAACGGGCCGGATGCGCGACGATAGCGGAATGTCGAAGACGAACGATGCCGGCGGCACCTACGTGAATCCCGGCGGCGAATTCACCCGCGACCAGCGTTACATCGCCACCCGGATCACCGCCGACGGGCGGGACGGGTATCCGGTGGAACCCGGCCGGTACCGGCTGGTGGCCAGCCGGGCCTGCCCGTGGGCGAGCCGGATGGTGATCATCCGTCGGCTGCTGGGACTGGAGGACGTCCTGTCGCTGGGACTGGCCGGGCCGACGCACGACAAGCGGAGCTGGACGTTCGACCTCGATCCGGGCGGGCGTGACCCGGTGCTCGGCATCGAACGCCTCCAGGAGGCATACTTCGCCCGCTTCCCCGGTTACGAGCGCGGCATCACCGTCCCGGCGATCGTCGACGTACCGACCGGGCAGGTGGTGACCAACGACTACGCGCGGATGTCGCTCGACCTCTCCACCGAGTGGACCGCCTACCACCGGCCGGACGCGCCGAGGCTCTACCCGGAGGAGCTGCGGGAGGAGATCGACGAGGTGAACCGGGTGGTGTTCACCGACGTGAACAACGGCGTGTACCGGTGCGGCTTCGCCGGCTCCCAGGAGGCGTACGCACGGGCGTACAAGCGGCTGTTCGACCGGCTCGACTGGCTCTCCGCCCGGCTCGAGGGGCAGCGTTACCTGGTCGGTGACTCGATCACCGAGGCCGACGTCCGGCTGTTCACCACCCTGGTCCGCTTCGATCCGGTCTACCACGGGCACTTCAAGTGCAACCGGCAGAAGCTCACCGAGATGCCGGTGCTGTGGGCGTACGCCCGTGACCTGTTCCAGACCCCCGGATTCGGGGACACGGTCGACTTCGAGCAGATCAAGGAGCACTACTACGTGGTGCACCGGGACATCAACCCGACCGGAATCGTGCCGATCGGTCCGGACCTTTCCGGCTGGCTGGACCCGCACGGGCGGGAGTCGCTGGGCGGGCGCCCGTTCGGCAACGGGGCCCCGCCGGGACCGGTCTCGGCCGGCGAGACGGTCCCGGTGGAGCACACTCCGTACGCCGCGATCTAGAGCCCGTGCGGCCCGGCCGGTCAGGCGGTCGCGGCCCGGTCGAGGTCGGCGCGGGTGAGCAGCGACCGGAGGGCGATCCCGTCGGCGGCCAGCGCCTCGGCGCCGCCCTCCTGGCGGTCGATCACGCAGAGCGCGTGTTCGATCTTCGCCCCCAGCTCGCGGAGCTGGCCGGTGGAGATGGCGATCTGGCCGCCGGAGGTGACCACGTCCTCGACGATCAGGACCCGCGCGCCACCGACGTCGGCGCCCTCGGCCAGCCTGGCGGTGCCGTACGACTTGGCGACCTTGCGGACGAACGCGCACGGCAGCCCGGTGTGCCGGCCCAGCGCGGTCACCACCGGGATGCCGCCGAGTTCCAGCCCGGCGAGGACCTCGGTCTCCGGCGGTACGAGCGCGGCCATCTCGGCGGCGAGGGCGTCGAGCAGCACCGGATCGGCCTCGAAGCGGTACTTGTCGAAGTACTCGTCGGCGACACGGCCGGAACGGAGCACGAACCGGCCGGACAGGCGGGCGACGGTGTTCACCTGGTGAGCGAGATCAACGAGAGTCACGAGGCACCATCTTGGCAGATGCCGGACGGGCGCCCGAAACGTCGCTCCACGGTGGATGGCCCGGTCGCGGCAGCACCCGGGGCCCGGGTGGCGAGCGGGCGGGCATCGGACGACCCGGTCAGAGCGGGTGCAGGGTGACGGCGTCCAGTCGCCCGCCGGTGACCTCGGCGGTGAGGTAGCTGGCGTACGGCTGCCGGCGCCGGTCGGTGGGGGAGCCTGGGTTCAGCAGCCGCAGCCCGCCGGGTGCCTCGCTGTCCCAGGGGATGTGCGAGTGGCCGAAGATCAGCACATCGGTGTCCGGGAACCGGGCAGCGGCCCGGTGTTCCCGCCCGCCGGCCGGACCGGTCTCGTGGACGACCGCGATCCGGAGCCCGTCCAGGTCCGTCCGGGCTACCTCGGGCAACCGTGCCCGCAGCTCGGGCCCGTCGTTGTTGCCGTACACCCCGATCAGCCGGGCGCTGCGTGCGGTCAGGGCGTCGAGCAGTGCCTCGTTGACCCAGTCACCGGCGTGTACGACCACGTCGGCGGTGTCGACCGCGGTCCACAGCGCGGCCGGCAGGTCACGGGCCCGCTTCGGCAGGTGGGTGTCCGCCATGATCACGAGACGCACCCGACCAGCCTATCGAGCCCCGGTCGACCGGGTGCTATCTTAGGACCCCTAAGTTTCCTCTTAGCCTAAGAAAGGTTCGGTATGCCACGGCAGGGTTTGACCACGGAGCGGGTCTCGGCCGCCGCTGCCGAGTTGGCGGACGAGGTCGGGTTGTCGCGGTTGACCGTGGCGGCGGTCGCCCGACGCTTCGGGGTCTCGGACGCCGCCCTCTACGTGCACGTCCGCAGCCGCGACACGCTGATCGAGCAGGTCGCGGTCCGGGCGGCGGCCACGTTCAGCGACCGGCTCGCGCTCGCCGTGGCCGGTCGTGCCGGTGAGCAGGCCCTCGTCGGATACGCCGACGCGTACCGCGCGTTCGCGGTGGCGCACCCCGGGCAGTACGCGGCGACCCAGCTCCCGCTGCCGCCCGAGGTCGGCACCACCTCGGCAGGACACCTGCGCCTCATCGAGCTGAGCTACGCGATGCTGCGCGGATACGGGCTCGACGAACCCGCGCTGACCGACGCCATGCGTTTCGTACGCAGCACCTTCCACGGGTTCGCGAGCCTCGAAACCGTGGACGGATTCGGACATCCCCGCGACCTCGACGCGTCGTGGAGCGGCATCCTCGACGCGGTCCACACCACCCTGAGCAACTGGCCGACCATAACGAAGGAACGGCGATGAACACCCACGACACCCACGACCGGTACG of the Micromonospora sp. NBC_01796 genome contains:
- a CDS encoding glutathione S-transferase family protein; translation: MRDDSGMSKTNDAGGTYVNPGGEFTRDQRYIATRITADGRDGYPVEPGRYRLVASRACPWASRMVIIRRLLGLEDVLSLGLAGPTHDKRSWTFDLDPGGRDPVLGIERLQEAYFARFPGYERGITVPAIVDVPTGQVVTNDYARMSLDLSTEWTAYHRPDAPRLYPEELREEIDEVNRVVFTDVNNGVYRCGFAGSQEAYARAYKRLFDRLDWLSARLEGQRYLVGDSITEADVRLFTTLVRFDPVYHGHFKCNRQKLTEMPVLWAYARDLFQTPGFGDTVDFEQIKEHYYVVHRDINPTGIVPIGPDLSGWLDPHGRESLGGRPFGNGAPPGPVSAGETVPVEHTPYAAI
- the pyrE gene encoding orotate phosphoribosyltransferase, whose product is MTLVDLAHQVNTVARLSGRFVLRSGRVADEYFDKYRFEADPVLLDALAAEMAALVPPETEVLAGLELGGIPVVTALGRHTGLPCAFVRKVAKSYGTARLAEGADVGGARVLIVEDVVTSGGQIAISTGQLRELGAKIEHALCVIDRQEGGAEALAADGIALRSLLTRADLDRAATA
- a CDS encoding metallophosphoesterase family protein, whose translation is MRLVIMADTHLPKRARDLPAALWTAVDTADVVVHAGDWVNEALLDALTARSARLIGVYGNNDGPELRARLPEVARTDLDGLRIAVVHETGPAGGREHRAAARFPDTDVLIFGHSHIPWDSEAPGGLRLLNPGSPTDRRRQPYASYLTAEVTGGRLDAVTLHPL
- a CDS encoding TetR/AcrR family transcriptional regulator, with amino-acid sequence MPRQGLTTERVSAAAAELADEVGLSRLTVAAVARRFGVSDAALYVHVRSRDTLIEQVAVRAAATFSDRLALAVAGRAGEQALVGYADAYRAFAVAHPGQYAATQLPLPPEVGTTSAGHLRLIELSYAMLRGYGLDEPALTDAMRFVRSTFHGFASLETVDGFGHPRDLDASWSGILDAVHTTLSNWPTITKERR